The following proteins are encoded in a genomic region of Ooceraea biroi isolate clonal line C1 chromosome 14, Obir_v5.4, whole genome shotgun sequence:
- the LOC105283295 gene encoding uridine diphosphate glucose pyrophosphatase, translating into MPRLAVVIGGRERADVLGVSPRSILTVAMNVMAQDERNQLVRRRMLDLHDVRVGTVPHDSPWLRSVRLNYTQDGRHKEWDVIRIHDSVSIVVFNTTRRKLVFVRQFRPAVYYAVLPKNRYDTVDLERYPATLGLSLELCAGIVDKPKPLVEIARDELKEECGYEAPASAFRQISTYVSSASASAQQTLFYVEVTDDMQVHPGGGDESEGELIEIVELSIPETRDYIKSKEVRSPASFLFGISWFLLNKPEHCS; encoded by the exons ATGCCGAGACTCGCTGTCGTTATCGGCGGAAGGGAAAGAGCTGACGTGCTCGGTGTGTCGCCCCGTAGTATTTTGACAGTGGCGATGAATGTCATGGCACAGGATGAGAGGAACCAGCTCGTGCGCAGGAGGATGCTCGACTTGCACGATGTCCGTGTGGGAACGGTTCCGCACGATTCACCCTGGTTGAGAAGCGTTCGCCTGAATTACACGCAAGACGGCCGACATAAAGAGTGGGACGTGATAAGGATCCACGACAGTGTGAGTATAGTAGTCTTCAACACGACTCGGAGGAAGCTGGTGTTCGTCAGGCAATTCAGGCCGGCAGTCTATTACGCGGTCCTGCCAAAAAATAGATACGACACGGTCGATTTGGAGCGCTATCCCGCGACACTAGGGCTAAGCCTGGAGCTCTGCGCTGGCATCGTGGACAAGCCTAAGCCTCTCGTCGAGATAGCAAGGGACGAGTTGAAGGAGGAGTGCGGCTACGAAGCACCCGCCTCGGCCTTCAGACAAATTTCTACCTATGT GTCCAGCGCCTCTGCCAGCGCGCAACAAACTCTTTTCTATGTGGAAGTCACAGACGATATGCAGGTACATCCTG GCGGTGGTGACGAGTCCGAGGGCGAACTCATAGAAATAGTGGAATTGAGCATTCCGGAAACGAGGGATTACATAAAATCCAAGGAGGTACGGAGTCCCGCCAGCTTCCTCTTTGGTATCTCCTGGTTTCTACTTAATAAACCTGAACACTGTTCTTAG